In Saccharicrinis fermentans DSM 9555 = JCM 21142, a genomic segment contains:
- a CDS encoding glycoside hydrolase family 88 protein: MKMLKCLVYTAFLIAVITLSACSINRKPINEQELINYCVDKVKTTMLSLNEADSLPRNIYPNQTKWNKVGIHDWTSGFWPGLLWYAYETSGDQEILNYAEKFTEPLKGVLDVPVDNHDLGFMLYCSFGNGYRLTKNKDYHDFLLVAADSLATLYNPKVGTILSWPVMVEKMNWPHNTIIDNMINLELLFWASKNGGGQHLYDIADTHAKTCMTTLIRPDYTTYHVAVFDTTDGHFIKGVTHQGYADDSQWARGQGWGIYGYAMCYRETGNEDFLTTSQKLADVLLERLPEDGIPYWDFDDPEIPNAPKDASAAAVAASGMLELSQLVKSKALQQKYFNAAVEMLTNLSNENYLSRDINQAMLLHSTGHKPNNSEIDVSIIYADYYYLEALLRLKKIREAM; encoded by the coding sequence ATGAAAATGTTAAAATGTTTGGTATATACTGCCTTTTTGATAGCAGTCATTACATTAAGTGCCTGTAGCATAAATAGGAAGCCTATAAATGAGCAAGAATTGATAAATTATTGTGTTGATAAAGTAAAGACCACAATGCTCAGTTTAAATGAAGCGGATAGTTTACCCCGGAATATTTATCCAAATCAAACAAAGTGGAATAAGGTAGGTATTCATGATTGGACCAGTGGATTTTGGCCCGGTTTACTATGGTATGCATATGAAACAAGTGGTGATCAGGAGATTCTTAATTATGCAGAAAAATTTACCGAACCTCTAAAAGGGGTGTTGGATGTCCCTGTCGATAATCACGATTTAGGTTTTATGTTATATTGTAGTTTTGGAAATGGTTACCGTCTTACTAAAAATAAAGATTATCATGACTTTTTGCTTGTGGCTGCGGATTCCTTAGCTACTTTATATAACCCTAAAGTGGGTACCATATTGTCATGGCCGGTTATGGTTGAAAAAATGAACTGGCCGCATAATACCATCATTGATAATATGATTAATCTGGAGTTGCTTTTTTGGGCTTCAAAAAATGGTGGGGGTCAACATTTATATGATATCGCTGATACGCATGCAAAGACATGTATGACTACGCTTATTCGTCCTGATTATACTACCTATCATGTAGCTGTTTTTGATACAACCGATGGGCACTTTATCAAAGGAGTAACACATCAAGGTTATGCAGATGATTCTCAGTGGGCCAGAGGTCAAGGCTGGGGTATTTATGGTTATGCGATGTGTTATAGAGAAACGGGTAATGAAGACTTTCTTACAACATCTCAAAAACTTGCAGACGTTTTATTAGAACGTTTACCGGAAGATGGTATTCCTTACTGGGATTTTGATGACCCGGAAATCCCTAATGCGCCTAAAGATGCTTCTGCAGCTGCTGTGGCTGCTTCTGGTATGTTGGAATTGTCGCAGTTGGTGAAATCTAAAGCCTTGCAGCAAAAATATTTTAACGCTGCCGTTGAAATGCTCACTAATCTTTCTAATGAGAATTATCTAAGCAGAGATATCAATCAAGCCATGCTTTTGCATTCTACAGGTCACAAGCCCAATAATTCTGAAATTGATGTTTCAATTATTTACGCCGATTATTATTATTTGGAAGCATTGTTGAGATTAAAGAAGATAAGGGAAGCCATGTAA